The Microbacterium sp. zg-Y1090 sequence GACGAGCCCTGGCCGTTCCTGCCGGTGCAGTTCGACAAGATCGACCGCATCCGCGCCTACGCGAAGGGCCTCCCGTGGGCGTGGATCGACGGCCCCGTCGTGGACCTGCACGCGACGGACGGCGTGGACGACGGCATCGTCATCCGCGTCGACCCGGCGTCGGGCATCAGCGGCGTCGACCTCGAAGCCCTTGACGCGCAGCTCGCGGAGCTCGCCCGATGAGCGCCGACTACGCCGGCCACGCCGGCCTCGGCGGACTCCGTGCCGACGCGGCGGGCATGCTGTCCGAGCTCGTGGCGCTGCGCCGCGATCTGCACCGGCATCCGGAGGTCGGCTTCGACCTGCCCCGCACGCAGGCCGCCGTGCTCCACGCCCTCGACGGGCTCGGGCTCGACATCACGACCGGGATGTCGCTCGGATCGGTGACGGCGGTGCTGCGCGGTGGCCGCCCGGGACCGTCGGTGCTGCTGCGCGCCGACATGGACGCCCTCCCCGTCGTGGAGGAGACCGGCCTCGACTTCGCGTCCCACAAGGACGCGATGCACGCCTGCGGACACGATCTGCATGTGGCGGGCCTCGTCGGTGCGGCGCGGCTGCTCAGCGCGCGCCGTGACCGCATCGACGGGTCGGTCGTGTTTATGTTCCAGCCGGGCGAGGAGGCCGGCGGAGGTGCGCCGCGCATGATCGCCGAGGGCGTGCTGGATGCCGCGGGCGACCGTGTCGAGGCCGCCTACGGCATCCACGTGCTGCCGGGCCGGGCGGGGGAGTTCTTCACGAAGTCCGGTCCGCTCATGGGCGGCGCGAACATGCTGCGCGTGCGGGTCGTCGGTCGCGGCGGCCACGGATCGCGCCCGCACCAGGCCGTCGATCCGGTGCCCGTGCTGGCGCAGATCATCCTCGCGCTGCAGACCTACGTCACCCGCCGCGTATCGGTCGAGGATCCCGTCGTCGTGTCGGTCACGAAGCTGCGCGCGAGCGACGCCGTCAATGTCATCCCGGATACCGCCGAGTGCGCCGCGACCGTCCGCACCCTGTCGCCGGCGACCCTCGCGCAGCTGCGGGTGGAGCTACCGAAGCTGGCCGAAGACATCGCCGCCGCCCACGGTTGCGTCGCCGAGGCCGAGTTCGAGGTCGCCTACCCCGTGACGGTCAACGACGCGGATGCCACCGCCGCCGCCCTCGGCGTGCTACGCGACGCGTTCGGCGCGGAGCGGGTGCGGGTGCTCGATGCGCCGATCATGGCATCAGAGGACTTCTCGTTCGTGCTGCAGGAGGTGCCGGGAGCGTTCGTGTTCCTCGGGGCGACTCCCGCGACGATCGCGCCCGAGGACGCTGAAATGAACCATTCGCCGCGCGCCGTGTTCGACGACGGCATCCTGGGAGATCAGGCCGCCGCGCTCGCGGCGCTCGCCTTGCGCCACGTCGCGCGCCGCTGAGCCCGGTCACGCGGTCTGCCCACGCGTCGCGCAGGGTGCGCCACCTGAGCGGACCTCGCACGCGCGCCGCCGGCGGTCAGCGGCCGAGGGTGCGGTGCCGGACGATCGCGTCGCGCTGGATGTCGATGTTGCGGCTGCGGATTGCTTCGACGAGGTCGCGGTGGATCTGCAGGCGCTCGTCGGTATCCGGGTGGAAGCCGAGCACATCGAAGGTGCGCGATTCGCCGACGCTCTCGGACTCGATGTAGTCGACGAGATTGAGGTAGAACGTGCGCAGCACGGCGTTGGGCGTGATCTGCGCGATGCGGCGGTGAAGGCGCCAGTTGCCGTGGAGCCCCGCGATTGGGTCGTGCCAGGTCTCGACCACCTCGACGAGCAGCGCGTCGAGTTCGGCGAGGTCGGCGTCGGTGCGGTGCTCGGCGGCATCCCGCAGCACGGCCTCGTCGAGCGCGTCGAGCACTTCGACGATGTCGTTCACGGTCGCGCCCTGCTGGCGCAGCGACAGCACGTCGTGAGCGAGGCGCAGTAACGGCGACTGCTCGGCGACGAAGATGCCGCCGCCGGGGCCAGGGCGCACCTCTATGACCCCACGGGCACGCAGCACGCGGAGCGCCTCGCCGAGGGTCGCGGAGGCCACGCCGTAGCGTTCGCACAGTTCGTGCTTCGTTCCGATGCGGTAACCCGGTTGCCGGTTTTCGCGCGCAATGAGGTCCTCGATCTCGCGAACGACGCCATCGGCAACCGATTGGCTGATCCGCGCTCTTCCGCCATGGAATGCGTGCTGCTCCGACGCGATCTCGCGGGAGAGGGATGACATTTTCGCCTCCGGATCAGGCGCCTGTGACAGGCGCAGGGTGAGACACATCCTAGGGATTCTCGGGGGAGGGGCGTAGGGGAACGCGCCGCATCGAGACCTATTTGCGTAATTGATTGTAACCAATAGGATGATCTCGATTGACCCCGAAAGGACCTCATGACAGCCACCACGGGAGGCGACCTCCTCGCCGACGCGCTCATCGCCCAGGGAATCGACACCGTCTTCGGCATCCCCGGGGTCCAGCTCGACGGCGCGGCCGACGCGCTCTACCATCGGGCCGACAGAATCGACTTCGTCTGCGCGCGGAACGAACAGGCCACCACGTACATGGCCGACGGATACGCGCGTTCGACAGGCAAGGTCGGCGTCGCGATGGTCGTCCCGGGCCCAGGTGTGCTGAACGCCCTCGCGGGCGTCGCGACGGGCTACTCGGCCAACTCGCAGACCCTCCTCATCGCGGGGCAGATTGACTCGCACGCGATCGGCAAAGGGCTCGGTGCCCTGCACGAGATCCCTGACCAGACCGGCATCCTCGAACGCCTTACGAAGTGGACCGGCACCGCCCGGTCGGCCGCCGAGGTTCCCGGCCTCGTCGCCGAGGCCTTCCGCCAGCTGAAGAGCGGCCGTCCGCGCCCCGTCGCGCTGGAGGTCCCGCCGGACGTGCTTACCGCGACGGCGGAAGCCGCAATCGCGGGCCTCGTCACACCGGCGCCCATCGTGCCCGACCAGCGCGACGTGGCCCGTGCCGCCGAACTGCTGCGCGCCTCGCGTCGCCCCATGATTGTCGTCGGTGGCGGTGTCATCGCGGCAGGCGCTTCGGCGGTGCTTCGCGAACTCGCCGAGTTGCTCGAAGCCCCGGTGCTCATGACCGAGAACGGCCGCGGCGCGCTCGACGCGCGTCACCGCCTTTCGTTCGACAGCCTCGCGTTGCGCACGCTCCGTGAGGACGCCGACCTCGTGCTCGCCGTCGGCACGCGCTTTGTGTCGACATTCGGCACGCAGGTCGATACCAACGGCGCCCCCGTGATTCTCATGAACGCCGAGTGCGCTGATCTGGAAGGCCCGCGCGCCTCGGCCCTCGCGATCCTCTCCGACGCGCGTGTCGGTCTCGAAGCGCTCGTCGCCGAGATTGGCGCAGTGAGCCGCGAAGACCGCAGTGCGGAGTTCGCGGCGGTTCGGGCCTGGCTGGAGGAGCAGCTCGCCGACATCGCGCCGCAGCGCGAGTATCTTGGCGCGATCCGCCTGGCGCTGCCCGAAGACGGCGTCTTCGTGAGCGAGTTCACGCAGGTGGGCTACGCCGCGAGCATGTGCTACCCCGCCTACCAACCGCGCACGTACGTCGGCCCCGGCTACCAGGGCACGCTTGGCTACGGGTTTGCCACGGCGCTCGGGGTCAAGGCCGCCGACCCGTCGCGCGCGGTCGTGTCGGTCAACGGTGACGGCGGGTTCTCCTGGACCCTGCAGGAACTCTCGACGATGAAGCGCTACGGCCTCGGGCTCACGACCATCGTGTTCCACGACGGGTTCTACGGCAATGTCCGCCGCATCCAGAAGAACCGCTATGGCGCCCGCTTCTTCGCGAGTGACCTCACGAACCCCGACTACCCGGCCCTCGCTGGTGCGTTCGGCATCGCCTCGGTGACCGCGCACGACCCGGCGTCTCTCGCGGGCGTACTGGCGGATGCCGTGACCGCCAACGAGCCGATCCTCATCGACGTGCCCGTCGGTGAGTTCCCCTCGCCGTGGCACCTCATCCACGAGGGCGTGCCGCGCCCCGCGCCACTTCCGGCGGGCTCTCACCTCGCCCCGGCCCTGCAGGGACAGGGGGTCACCTCCGCATGACCGGCGTACGCGGGCACTATATCGACGGCGCATGGACCGATCCTGTCGGCCGCGAGGTCATTGCCGTCGACAACCCGGCCGACGGGTCGATGGTCGGGGCGGTCGTCGCCGGGGACGCCGGCGACGTCGAGCGCGCCGTGACCGCCGCCCGTCGTGCGTTCAACCCGTGGGCTGCGCGCCCGATGGCGGAGCGCATCACATTTGTCGAGGCGCTAGCCGGGGGGCTCGAACGGCACCGCGACCGTCTCGCCGAGACGCTGACCGCCGAGATGGGAGCGCCGATCGCCTTCGCCCGCACGGCGCAGGTGGGGGTCGCGATCGGCGACCTCCTGCACCTCATCGCCGCAGCGAAGGCGCACATCGACCGTGAATCGG is a genomic window containing:
- a CDS encoding thiamine pyrophosphate-dependent enzyme, with product MTATTGGDLLADALIAQGIDTVFGIPGVQLDGAADALYHRADRIDFVCARNEQATTYMADGYARSTGKVGVAMVVPGPGVLNALAGVATGYSANSQTLLIAGQIDSHAIGKGLGALHEIPDQTGILERLTKWTGTARSAAEVPGLVAEAFRQLKSGRPRPVALEVPPDVLTATAEAAIAGLVTPAPIVPDQRDVARAAELLRASRRPMIVVGGGVIAAGASAVLRELAELLEAPVLMTENGRGALDARHRLSFDSLALRTLREDADLVLAVGTRFVSTFGTQVDTNGAPVILMNAECADLEGPRASALAILSDARVGLEALVAEIGAVSREDRSAEFAAVRAWLEEQLADIAPQREYLGAIRLALPEDGVFVSEFTQVGYAASMCYPAYQPRTYVGPGYQGTLGYGFATALGVKAADPSRAVVSVNGDGGFSWTLQELSTMKRYGLGLTTIVFHDGFYGNVRRIQKNRYGARFFASDLTNPDYPALAGAFGIASVTAHDPASLAGVLADAVTANEPILIDVPVGEFPSPWHLIHEGVPRPAPLPAGSHLAPALQGQGVTSA
- a CDS encoding FadR/GntR family transcriptional regulator encodes the protein MCLTLRLSQAPDPEAKMSSLSREIASEQHAFHGGRARISQSVADGVVREIEDLIARENRQPGYRIGTKHELCERYGVASATLGEALRVLRARGVIEVRPGPGGGIFVAEQSPLLRLAHDVLSLRQQGATVNDIVEVLDALDEAVLRDAAEHRTDADLAELDALLVEVVETWHDPIAGLHGNWRLHRRIAQITPNAVLRTFYLNLVDYIESESVGESRTFDVLGFHPDTDERLQIHRDLVEAIRSRNIDIQRDAIVRHRTLGR
- a CDS encoding M20 metallopeptidase family protein, producing MSADYAGHAGLGGLRADAAGMLSELVALRRDLHRHPEVGFDLPRTQAAVLHALDGLGLDITTGMSLGSVTAVLRGGRPGPSVLLRADMDALPVVEETGLDFASHKDAMHACGHDLHVAGLVGAARLLSARRDRIDGSVVFMFQPGEEAGGGAPRMIAEGVLDAAGDRVEAAYGIHVLPGRAGEFFTKSGPLMGGANMLRVRVVGRGGHGSRPHQAVDPVPVLAQIILALQTYVTRRVSVEDPVVVSVTKLRASDAVNVIPDTAECAATVRTLSPATLAQLRVELPKLAEDIAAAHGCVAEAEFEVAYPVTVNDADATAAALGVLRDAFGAERVRVLDAPIMASEDFSFVLQEVPGAFVFLGATPATIAPEDAEMNHSPRAVFDDGILGDQAAALAALALRHVARR